A region from the Dendropsophus ebraccatus isolate aDenEbr1 chromosome 1, aDenEbr1.pat, whole genome shotgun sequence genome encodes:
- the LIN7A gene encoding protein lin-7 homolog A isoform X1: protein MATVVQPLTLDRDVARAIELLEKLENSGEVPVHKLQSLKKVLQSEFCTAIREVYQYMHETIPINGCPEFRARATAKATVAAFAASEGHSHPRVVELPKTDEGLGFNVMGGKEQNSPIYISRIIPGGVAERHGGLKRGDQLLSVNGVSVEGEHHEKAVELLKAAKDSVKLVVRYTPKVLDEMEARFEKLRTARRRQQQQLLIQQQQQQQQQAQQNHMSFFSRKKHK from the exons ATGTTGCCCGAGCTATAGAATTGTTGGAGAAACTAGAAAATTCGGGAGAGGTGCCAGTGCATAAATTACAGTCTCTGAAGAAAGTTCTGCAAAGTGAATTCTGTACTGCTATAAGGGAG GTTTACCAATACATGCATGAAACAATTCCTATTAATGGATGCCCGGAATTTCGTGCTCGTGCCACCGCAAAG GCAACAGTTGCTGCATTTGCTGCTAGTGAAGGCCATTCTCACCCACGTGTTGTGGAGCTGCCAAAAACTGATGAAGGCCTTGGCTTTAATGtcatgggaggaaaagagcagaatTCGCCAATTTACATTAGTCGCATAATTCCAGGTGGTGTGGCGGAACGACATGGTGGACTTAAAAGGGGAGACCAGCTGCTTTCAGTTAATGGAGTG AGTGTGGAAGGGGAACATCACGAGAAGGCAGTTGAGCTGTTAAAAGCAGCAAAAGACAGTGTCAAGCTCGTAGTGCGATACACACCAAAGGTGTTGGATGAAATGGAGGCTCGCTTTGAGAAGCTGAGGACCGCAAGGCGCAGGCAACAACAACAGTTACTAATTCAGCAGCAACAACAGCAACAACAGCAGGCACAGCAAAATCATATGTC GTTTTTCTCTAGAAAGAAACACAAATAG
- the LIN7A gene encoding protein lin-7 homolog A isoform X2 → MATVVQPLTLDRDVARAIELLEKLENSGEVPVHKLQSLKKVLQSEFCTAIREVYQYMHETIPINGCPEFRARATAKATVAAFAASEGHSHPRVVELPKTDEGLGFNVMGGKEQNSPIYISRIIPGGVAERHGGLKRGDQLLSVNGVSVEGEHHEKAVELLKAAKDSVKLVVRYTPKVLDEMEARFEKLRTARRRQQQQLLIQQQQQQQQQAQQNHMS, encoded by the exons ATGTTGCCCGAGCTATAGAATTGTTGGAGAAACTAGAAAATTCGGGAGAGGTGCCAGTGCATAAATTACAGTCTCTGAAGAAAGTTCTGCAAAGTGAATTCTGTACTGCTATAAGGGAG GTTTACCAATACATGCATGAAACAATTCCTATTAATGGATGCCCGGAATTTCGTGCTCGTGCCACCGCAAAG GCAACAGTTGCTGCATTTGCTGCTAGTGAAGGCCATTCTCACCCACGTGTTGTGGAGCTGCCAAAAACTGATGAAGGCCTTGGCTTTAATGtcatgggaggaaaagagcagaatTCGCCAATTTACATTAGTCGCATAATTCCAGGTGGTGTGGCGGAACGACATGGTGGACTTAAAAGGGGAGACCAGCTGCTTTCAGTTAATGGAGTG AGTGTGGAAGGGGAACATCACGAGAAGGCAGTTGAGCTGTTAAAAGCAGCAAAAGACAGTGTCAAGCTCGTAGTGCGATACACACCAAAGGTGTTGGATGAAATGGAGGCTCGCTTTGAGAAGCTGAGGACCGCAAGGCGCAGGCAACAACAACAGTTACTAATTCAGCAGCAACAACAGCAACAACAGCAGGCACAGCAAAATCATATGTCGTAG